A genomic stretch from bacterium includes:
- the murJ gene encoding murein biosynthesis integral membrane protein MurJ produces METIEESQELKPKSKIKSLLLRQSFFQASILLMFFSFLSKALGYVREMAIAGYFGARYFTDAFFLAQIIPLLGGTLVTMAFPLVFIPFYLSEREKSEESAQKLASSIFWGVILYSILAIFLIILFSWPICRAIAPGFSDVQLSLLRRFLIVLSPLIFFQSLAGFFTAYLQARKHFLSPAFAGFLVNIPIISFLFLLARQLPFESLAIGFNLGYFAYSFVLFPFALLFGFNPFASFNFFHPHIKRFFLLLLPIVIGSSLSYIDMLIARALASKVGEGVVSALNYSYRLMGIPLGIMAGSIGTAVFPFMSSKAALLDSEAVAKETTRGLYATWLISLPVGVFFFVLSQPVIRLMFERGAFTAEATKITADMLAFFSLGIPAMTGWGIATRAFYSLQDTITPLKIGFYQILIDLVLLFTLPQIIGYKGLPLATSISISVGFSILWLTLSKRLPQLRKERIVVSFGKAVMMCLIQGFSLYYICLHFRITTRTGFARELSLLATLGIISFLIYIGAGIMMRYPDISIVTRKIDKIFRKS; encoded by the coding sequence ATGGAAACAATAGAGGAAAGCCAAGAACTAAAGCCAAAGTCTAAAATCAAATCTCTTCTCCTTCGGCAGAGCTTCTTCCAAGCCTCCATTCTGCTTATGTTTTTTAGCTTTTTGAGCAAAGCGCTGGGCTATGTTCGGGAAATGGCTATAGCTGGCTATTTCGGGGCACGATATTTCACAGACGCCTTCTTCCTCGCGCAAATTATTCCCCTCCTTGGGGGGACTCTCGTAACCATGGCTTTCCCCTTGGTTTTCATCCCGTTCTACCTTAGCGAGAGAGAAAAAAGCGAGGAATCCGCACAAAAGTTAGCAAGCTCTATATTTTGGGGAGTTATTCTATATTCTATACTAGCAATTTTCTTAATCATACTTTTCTCTTGGCCAATATGCAGAGCAATAGCCCCTGGATTCAGTGATGTTCAGCTATCGCTTCTTAGAAGGTTCCTGATCGTACTTTCTCCATTGATTTTCTTTCAATCCTTAGCTGGTTTTTTCACTGCCTATCTTCAAGCACGAAAACATTTTCTTTCTCCAGCATTTGCTGGCTTTCTCGTGAACATACCGATTATTTCCTTCTTATTCCTTTTAGCTCGTCAATTGCCCTTTGAAAGCCTTGCTATCGGCTTTAATTTGGGATACTTTGCCTATTCTTTCGTCTTGTTCCCATTCGCCTTGCTTTTCGGTTTTAATCCCTTTGCTTCCTTCAATTTCTTCCATCCTCATATAAAGCGCTTCTTCTTACTCCTTTTGCCTATAGTAATAGGAAGCAGTTTGAGTTATATTGACATGCTCATCGCCAGAGCGCTTGCTTCTAAGGTAGGCGAGGGTGTGGTTTCAGCGCTGAACTATTCTTACCGTTTGATGGGTATTCCTCTGGGAATAATGGCTGGTTCAATAGGCACAGCAGTATTTCCCTTTATGTCCTCCAAGGCCGCCCTCCTTGATAGTGAAGCCGTCGCAAAAGAGACAACTCGTGGTTTGTATGCTACCTGGTTGATTTCCCTACCGGTAGGCGTCTTCTTCTTCGTTTTATCTCAACCAGTGATAAGGTTAATGTTTGAGCGAGGAGCATTCACAGCGGAAGCGACCAAAATCACCGCTGATATGCTTGCTTTCTTCTCCTTAGGCATACCAGCTATGACGGGTTGGGGAATAGCGACAAGGGCTTTCTATTCTTTACAAGACACCATAACCCCCCTAAAAATAGGTTTCTATCAAATCTTGATAGATTTGGTACTTCTTTTTACCCTCCCCCAAATTATAGGATACAAGGGTCTTCCCTTAGCCACATCTATCTCCATTAGTGTCGGTTTCTCCATCCTATGGCTTACACTATCCAAGAGGTTACCCCAACTAAGAAAAGAACGGATAGTTGTCTCCTTTGGGAAAGCGGTAATGATGTGCTTGATACAGGGCTTTTCCCTTTATTATATATGCCTTCATTTTAGAATAACTACAAGGACAGGTTTTGCAAGGGAACTATCACTTCTCGCTACTCTAGGTATAATTAGTTTCTTAATTTACATCGGGGCAGGAATTATGATGAGGTATCCTGATATTTCAATTGTAACCAGGAAAATAGATAAAATTTTCCGAAAATCCTGA
- a CDS encoding ATP phosphoribosyltransferase, with amino-acid sequence MRQIKLGIPKGSLQESTIELFKRAGFNISVSPRSYLPSIDDEEISPLLIRAQEIPRYTEQGILDAGITGKDWIEEQSAKVVEVAELVYSKQGFRPVRIVLAVAQDSTIQSVKDLDGKRIATEYVNLTKRYLEKHGVSADVEFSWGATEVKVPHLVDAIVELTETGSSLKAHNLRIVEEIMVSTTRLIANPKAWEDEWKRRKIEDIAMLLQGALNGAQLVGLKMNVHKDNLEKIISLLPALKNPTISNLTDPDWVAVEVVLDENQSRSLIPQLSRAGAQGIVEYPLNKVVF; translated from the coding sequence ATGAGGCAGATCAAGTTAGGTATCCCTAAAGGAAGTCTTCAGGAATCTACTATTGAGCTCTTCAAGAGAGCGGGGTTCAATATCTCTGTGAGCCCCCGCTCTTACCTACCCTCCATTGATGATGAGGAAATCTCGCCTCTCCTCATCCGCGCTCAGGAGATTCCCCGCTACACGGAGCAGGGTATCCTTGACGCCGGAATAACAGGCAAGGATTGGATTGAGGAGCAATCGGCGAAGGTAGTAGAGGTAGCGGAGCTCGTCTACTCAAAACAGGGTTTCCGTCCCGTTAGGATTGTCCTTGCTGTTGCTCAGGATTCCACCATTCAGAGCGTCAAGGACCTTGATGGAAAGCGCATAGCTACTGAATATGTCAACTTGACGAAAAGATATCTTGAAAAGCACGGCGTCTCCGCTGATGTTGAGTTCTCCTGGGGAGCAACCGAGGTGAAGGTTCCCCATCTCGTAGACGCAATTGTGGAGCTTACCGAGACGGGCTCATCCCTCAAAGCTCACAATCTCCGCATTGTTGAGGAAATAATGGTGTCAACAACCCGTCTCATAGCCAATCCAAAGGCTTGGGAGGATGAGTGGAAGAGGAGGAAAATAGAGGATATCGCTATGCTCCTGCAGGGAGCTTTGAATGGTGCCCAATTGGTGGGCTTGAAGATGAATGTTCATAAAGATAATCTTGAGAAAATAATTTCACTCCTTCCCGCTTTGAAAAATCCCACTATTTCCAACCTCACTGACCCCGATTGGGTGGCTGTTGAGGTTGTTTTAGATGAAAACCAATCTCGTTCACTTATCCCCCAGCTCTCAAGGGCTGGAGCGCAGGGAATAGTTGAGTATCCGCTTAACAAGGTAGTTTTCTAA
- the ilvB gene encoding biosynthetic-type acetolactate synthase large subunit — translation MRMTAAKALVECMKREGVEVIFGYPGGAVLPLYDVLYEEKEIRHILVRHEQGAAHAADGYARATGKVGVCIATSGPGATNLVTGITTAYMDSSPIVAITGQVRSDILGKDSFQEADISGITMPITKHNYLVKDPDLLPYIVKEAFYIAKTGRPGPVLIDLPVDVQSAEIDYQPIEKVSLRSYRPTYEGHPGQILKAAQAIAEAQKPVLLVGGGCINSGASEEVVALAEKCQIPVVHSLMGKGTIPEEHPLSLGLLGMHGTVAANLAVSECDLLIAVGARFSDRSTGKVSTFATMAQVIHIDIDPAEIGKNVQVNIPIVGDAKRVLQQLVQKVEPKSHPLWLERVNDWKQKYPLKYKEEGEVIKPQKVVETIWKLTNGEAVIVTEVGQNQMWAAQFYKTKYPRQFITSGGLGTMGFGLPAAIGVQIARPDAIVFDIAGDGSIQMNIQELATAVQQRLPIKIAILNNGYLGMVRQWQELFWNRRYSFTQITAPDFVKLADAYGCVGIRVTRTSEIEDAIRKALEVKDRPCIIDFIIAPEEKVLPMVPAGGSIDKMLVD, via the coding sequence ATGAGGATGACAGCAGCTAAGGCTCTTGTTGAATGTATGAAGAGGGAAGGAGTAGAGGTCATTTTTGGCTATCCAGGAGGGGCTGTTCTTCCCCTTTACGATGTCCTGTATGAGGAGAAAGAAATAAGGCATATACTCGTTCGCCACGAGCAGGGGGCAGCTCACGCAGCCGATGGCTATGCTCGCGCTACCGGGAAGGTCGGCGTTTGCATAGCCACATCCGGTCCTGGAGCCACTAATCTCGTGACAGGGATAACTACCGCCTATATGGATTCCTCTCCCATCGTTGCCATAACTGGTCAGGTTAGAAGCGATATACTGGGGAAGGATTCCTTCCAAGAGGCGGATATATCAGGGATAACTATGCCTATAACGAAGCATAATTATCTCGTTAAGGACCCTGACCTCCTTCCCTATATCGTCAAAGAGGCTTTCTATATAGCGAAAACCGGGAGACCGGGACCTGTTCTCATAGATTTGCCAGTTGATGTTCAATCTGCGGAGATAGATTATCAGCCGATAGAGAAAGTTTCCCTCCGTTCCTATCGCCCCACCTATGAGGGGCACCCGGGGCAGATTCTCAAGGCGGCACAGGCAATAGCTGAGGCACAGAAGCCAGTTCTTTTAGTGGGTGGAGGATGTATTAATTCGGGGGCTTCCGAGGAAGTCGTCGCATTAGCGGAGAAGTGCCAGATTCCCGTCGTTCATTCCCTGATGGGCAAGGGAACGATTCCCGAGGAACACCCTCTCTCCCTTGGTCTATTGGGGATGCATGGAACGGTGGCAGCCAATCTCGCCGTTTCCGAATGCGACTTGCTCATAGCGGTTGGTGCGAGATTCTCCGATAGGTCAACGGGAAAGGTCTCTACATTTGCGACGATGGCGCAGGTGATACACATTGATATAGACCCAGCGGAGATCGGGAAAAATGTGCAGGTTAATATTCCGATAGTGGGGGATGCGAAGAGAGTTCTACAGCAGCTTGTCCAGAAGGTCGAGCCGAAGAGCCACCCACTTTGGTTGGAGCGGGTAAACGACTGGAAGCAGAAGTATCCTCTCAAATATAAGGAAGAGGGCGAGGTGATAAAACCCCAGAAGGTTGTGGAGACGATTTGGAAATTAACGAATGGTGAGGCGGTGATAGTGACGGAGGTGGGGCAGAATCAGATGTGGGCGGCGCAGTTTTACAAGACGAAGTATCCTCGCCAATTCATAACCTCCGGTGGTTTGGGGACGATGGGATTCGGCTTACCTGCCGCCATCGGCGTTCAGATAGCGCGTCCCGATGCAATCGTCTTTGATATAGCTGGAGACGGCAGCATCCAGATGAACATTCAGGAGCTCGCGACCGCCGTTCAGCAGAGGCTTCCCATAAAAATAGCCATCTTAAATAACGGCTATCTTGGAATGGTTAGACAATGGCAGGAGCTCTTCTGGAATCGCAGATATTCCTTCACCCAAATCACCGCTCCCGATTTCGTCAAGCTCGCCGACGCTTACGGCTGCGTTGGAATACGAGTCACAAGAACAAGCGAGATAGAAGATGCCATAAGAAAAGCTCTTGAGGTGAAAGACCGCCCCTGCATAATTGATTTCATAATCGCACCTGAGGAGAAGGTTCTACCAATGGTGCCAGCAGGCGGTTCAATTGATAAAATGTTAGTGGATTGA
- a CDS encoding response regulator transcription factor yields MEKILIVDDDKDIVEILSLYLKREGYEVVPAYDGIQALNLFHQEKPNLVILDIMLPKMDGWEVCKILRECYDVPILMLTARAEEADRVLGLELGADDYVVKPFSPREVTARVKAILRRKTRPPQLMTIGKMTLDRSAYEARIGEKKIPLTPKQLDILYILADNRGRVVSRTEIMNRIWRDVDYPPDERAVDQHIKRIRGLIDFEEAGLRLTTIRGVGYKLEEI; encoded by the coding sequence ATGGAGAAGATTTTGATTGTAGATGACGATAAGGATATTGTGGAGATTTTATCCCTTTATTTGAAAAGGGAAGGATACGAGGTCGTTCCCGCTTATGATGGCATCCAAGCCCTCAATCTCTTCCATCAAGAGAAGCCCAACCTCGTTATCCTTGATATAATGCTTCCTAAGATGGATGGCTGGGAGGTCTGCAAGATTTTACGGGAATGCTACGATGTCCCAATCCTCATGCTCACGGCGAGGGCGGAGGAGGCGGATAGAGTCTTGGGCTTGGAATTGGGAGCGGATGATTATGTCGTCAAGCCCTTCAGTCCAAGGGAAGTTACAGCACGGGTCAAAGCGATTCTAAGAAGAAAGACAAGACCACCACAGCTGATGACAATAGGGAAGATGACTCTTGATAGGTCAGCCTATGAGGCAAGGATAGGGGAAAAGAAGATACCCCTAACCCCAAAGCAATTGGACATCCTTTATATCCTTGCGGATAACAGGGGAAGGGTGGTGAGCAGAACGGAGATTATGAATAGAATCTGGCGGGATGTGGATTATCCACCCGATGAGCGGGCTGTAGACCAGCACATTAAGAGAATAAGGGGTTTGATAGATTTTGAGGAAGCGGGATTGCGCCTCACAACAATCAGGGGAGTTGGCTATAAGTTAGAAGAAATCTAA
- a CDS encoding HAMP domain-containing protein, whose protein sequence is MRIFARLLLSFFLVVLFATLTIALATTYLLSDYYKKTKEKELKVLVEGIALRYSIIREKEGEEEALKFLEQMSESTGYHICFTPASPTPVSMEFEKGHIRWGEICMPPYMAISVASDVRVKGKQVGTLALHASVGEVNDIIRYLQNIVIASAIVALLLSFVLALFLSHSISSPVGDLERVVHSWMEGELSARARRKAGGEIESLRQAFNTLADKLEESIRSVEEERDKLSTLFSVLPEGVIALEDGREPLLNPRARELFPEGIPPEVLSIVERGREGERRQEINLGEKIFLIISAPLQEGKGAVGVVQDITEIRHLERVRRDFLTDISHELRTPLSAIRGYLEAIIDGVVNEKEERKYLGRALEEAIYLSNLVDNLLQLTRAETGKLQPKREVLDIEGMAKRIRERLALMAEERKVKIRIAKGFPQVIGDSEMTERVLLNLIENAVKYNREGGLVSIDFRERDGELEIRVSDEGEGIPPEELPYIFERFYKTDKARVKGSGMGLGLAIVKSLVEAQGGKVRVESKVGEGSIFSFTLPLKKD, encoded by the coding sequence ATGCGCATATTTGCTCGCCTCCTTCTCTCCTTCTTTCTGGTCGTCCTTTTCGCAACGCTCACAATCGCCCTCGCAACGACATATCTCTTAAGCGATTATTACAAGAAAACGAAGGAAAAAGAATTGAAGGTCTTGGTGGAGGGAATCGCCCTCCGCTATTCAATCATCAGAGAGAAGGAGGGAGAAGAGGAGGCGCTCAAATTCCTTGAGCAGATGAGCGAATCCACGGGTTATCACATTTGCTTCACTCCCGCATCTCCCACTCCCGTGAGTATGGAATTCGAGAAGGGTCATATAAGATGGGGGGAGATATGTATGCCCCCCTATATGGCGATTTCAGTCGCCTCGGATGTGAGGGTGAAGGGGAAACAAGTCGGCACTCTCGCCCTTCACGCCTCGGTTGGCGAAGTAAATGACATAATAAGGTATCTCCAAAATATCGTGATAGCCTCAGCTATTGTAGCTCTCCTCCTTTCCTTCGTTCTTGCCCTTTTCCTTTCCCACAGCATCTCTTCTCCGGTTGGCGATTTGGAAAGGGTAGTGCATAGCTGGATGGAGGGTGAGCTTTCAGCGAGAGCGAGGAGGAAAGCGGGAGGCGAGATAGAGAGCCTCAGACAGGCATTCAACACGCTGGCGGATAAATTGGAGGAAAGCATAAGGAGTGTTGAGGAGGAAAGGGACAAGCTTTCCACCCTCTTCTCTGTCCTCCCGGAGGGAGTTATAGCCCTGGAGGATGGAAGGGAACCCCTTTTAAATCCAAGGGCCCGGGAGCTTTTTCCCGAGGGCATTCCACCTGAGGTTCTTAGCATTGTTGAGAGAGGGAGGGAAGGGGAAAGAAGGCAGGAAATAAATTTAGGGGAGAAGATATTTCTCATCATATCGGCTCCCCTTCAGGAAGGAAAGGGGGCTGTGGGAGTTGTGCAGGATATAACTGAGATAAGACATTTGGAGAGGGTGAGGAGGGATTTTCTCACAGATATATCCCACGAGCTTCGCACGCCCCTTTCCGCCATCAGGGGCTACCTGGAGGCGATAATTGATGGGGTTGTGAACGAGAAGGAGGAAAGGAAATATTTGGGTAGGGCGCTTGAGGAAGCGATATATCTCTCCAATCTCGTTGATAATCTTCTTCAATTAACGAGGGCAGAGACGGGAAAGCTTCAGCCTAAGAGGGAAGTTCTGGATATTGAGGGGATGGCAAAGAGGATAAGGGAGAGATTAGCTCTTATGGCGGAGGAGAGGAAGGTAAAGATAAGAATAGCGAAGGGATTTCCACAGGTGATAGGGGATAGCGAGATGACGGAGAGGGTTTTGCTGAACTTGATAGAGAACGCGGTGAAATATAACAGGGAAGGAGGATTGGTATCGATTGATTTTAGGGAAAGGGATGGAGAATTGGAGATAAGGGTGAGCGACGAAGGGGAGGGGATACCGCCTGAGGAACTTCCCTATATATTTGAGAGATTTTACAAGACGGATAAGGCGAGGGTAAAAGGGAGCGGAATGGGATTGGGATTGGCGATAGTGAAGAGCTTGGTTGAGGCGCAGGGAGGGAAGGTAAGGGTGGAAAGCAAGGTAGGCGAAGGCTCAATCTTCTCCTTCACTTTGCCATTGAAAAAGGACTAA
- the ilvN gene encoding acetolactate synthase small subunit yields the protein MRHTLSVLVENRPGVLARVAGLFKRRGFNIESLAVNITQDPTISRMTIVVDGEERMIEQISKQLNKLIDVIKVIDYTFAPTLERELALVKVEATAQARREILDLTHIFRATVVDVGENSMVIEITGDVEKVDAFISLVRPYGIKEIVRTGKIVMARGLQSL from the coding sequence ATGAGACATACATTGTCCGTTTTGGTTGAAAATAGACCGGGAGTTTTAGCGAGGGTTGCTGGGCTCTTCAAAAGGAGAGGGTTCAATATAGAGAGCCTGGCTGTAAACATCACCCAAGACCCAACTATATCCCGAATGACAATCGTTGTAGATGGAGAGGAAAGGATGATTGAGCAGATAAGCAAGCAGCTCAACAAGCTGATAGATGTGATAAAGGTGATAGATTATACCTTCGCGCCCACGCTTGAAAGGGAACTCGCTTTAGTTAAGGTTGAAGCGACAGCCCAGGCGAGGAGGGAAATCCTTGATTTAACCCATATATTTAGGGCGACTGTAGTTGATGTTGGGGAGAACTCAATGGTGATAGAGATAACGGGTGATGTGGAGAAAGTGGATGCCTTTATCTCTCTCGTTCGTCCCTACGGAATTAAGGAGATAGTTAGGACGGGAAAGATAGTAATGGCGAGGGGTCTACAATCCCTTTAG
- a CDS encoding YbaB/EbfC family nucleoid-associated protein, which produces MFKSLGPLGASFAKQYKKMMEELQKVEEELAQQRIEASAGGGMVKAVVSGKGELLEIKIAPEVVDPNDVEMLQDLVVAAVREALEEAEKKRAEVLSQFTGGILPF; this is translated from the coding sequence ATGTTCAAATCATTGGGACCATTAGGAGCTTCCTTCGCCAAGCAGTATAAGAAGATGATGGAGGAATTGCAGAAAGTGGAGGAGGAATTAGCGCAACAGAGGATAGAGGCGAGCGCTGGTGGAGGAATGGTGAAAGCTGTTGTCTCGGGGAAAGGGGAGCTTTTGGAGATTAAGATAGCTCCAGAGGTCGTTGACCCAAACGATGTTGAGATGTTGCAAGATTTGGTTGTGGCGGCGGTGAGGGAGGCATTGGAGGAAGCGGAGAAGAAAAGGGCTGAAGTTCTTTCGCAATTCACGGGAGGAATATTGCCCTTTTAA
- the recR gene encoding recombination protein RecR — MPSKSLNNLIGALSKLPGIGPKTATRLALYIIRMPLEEARELAEVIKRARESVKTCAICGNYTDGEICDICSDPQRDKGIICVVSDSKDIMAIENTREYKGLYHVLGGVLSPIDGIGPEQLRIRELLGRLEGVREVILALNPTVEGEATTLYLANLLKPLGVKVTRIAPGIPVGGELDYADPATLIKSLEGRREV; from the coding sequence ATGCCGAGCAAGAGTCTAAACAATCTGATTGGAGCTCTTTCAAAGCTCCCAGGGATTGGTCCTAAGACGGCGACTCGGCTCGCCCTTTATATCATAAGGATGCCGCTGGAAGAGGCGAGGGAATTGGCTGAGGTGATAAAGAGGGCGAGGGAAAGCGTGAAAACCTGTGCGATTTGCGGGAATTACACCGATGGGGAAATTTGCGATATATGCTCCGACCCTCAAAGGGATAAGGGGATAATCTGCGTAGTGTCGGATTCAAAGGATATTATGGCAATTGAGAATACGAGGGAATACAAGGGATTGTATCATGTTTTGGGCGGGGTTTTATCTCCTATAGATGGGATAGGACCGGAGCAGTTGCGGATAAGGGAACTTTTGGGAAGGTTGGAGGGGGTGAGGGAGGTGATATTGGCTTTAAATCCCACAGTTGAGGGTGAGGCGACGACGCTATATTTGGCGAATCTCTTGAAGCCTTTGGGAGTGAAGGTAACGAGGATAGCGCCAGGGATTCCCGTTGGAGGCGAGCTTGATTACGCCGACCCAGCGACTCTTATAAAATCTTTGGAAGGAAGAAGGGAAGTTTAG
- the ilvD gene encoding dihydroxy-acid dehydratase, translating into MKSDNAKKGLERAPHRSLFYAMGYTKEELERPLIGIANSYNQIIPGHIHLREIAEAAAAGVRMAGGTPIEFGVIGVCDGIAMGHIGMKYSLPSREVIADSVEIMAKAHQFDGLILIASCDKIVPGMLMAAARLDIPCIMLSGGPMLAGKFKGQAVSLSKVFEAVGMVKSGKMTLEELEELEMVACPGCGSCSGAFTANTMNCLTEALGMGLPGNGTIPAPSSARRALAKKAGMAIMNLVKLGITPADILTKEAFLNAIAVDMALGGSTNTVLHLMAIAKEARVPLELDDFDRISRLVPHLCAIDPIGPHHIEDLNEAGGIPAILKELSKVDVINQDCMTVSGEPLRRIIERAERRGEEVIRPVENPYHKEGGIAILHGNLAPDGAVVKYAAVSERMMKREVRARVFDDEESAVEAILSGKIVGGDVVVIRYEGPKGGPGMREMLMPTSALVGMGLDEEVALLTDGRFSGATRGAAIGHISPEAAEGGPIALVQEGDRILIDIPGRKIDLLISEEEFARRREAWRPPEPKIKEGYLRRYAEKVKSAGKGAVLE; encoded by the coding sequence ATGAAAAGCGATAATGCGAAGAAAGGTTTGGAGAGAGCTCCCCACAGAAGCCTTTTTTACGCGATGGGTTATACAAAGGAGGAGCTGGAGCGTCCTCTGATAGGGATAGCGAATTCTTACAACCAGATAATCCCCGGTCATATCCATCTGCGGGAGATAGCTGAGGCTGCTGCAGCGGGAGTGAGGATGGCGGGAGGAACACCCATTGAGTTCGGAGTGATAGGTGTATGCGATGGGATAGCGATGGGACATATCGGGATGAAGTATTCTCTGCCATCAAGGGAAGTAATCGCTGATTCAGTAGAGATAATGGCGAAGGCGCATCAATTTGATGGACTTATCCTCATAGCGAGCTGTGACAAGATTGTCCCAGGGATGCTTATGGCGGCTGCAAGGCTTGATATCCCTTGCATTATGCTCTCGGGTGGACCTATGCTTGCGGGAAAATTCAAGGGGCAAGCCGTTTCCCTCTCCAAGGTATTTGAGGCAGTGGGAATGGTGAAGAGTGGTAAGATGACCTTGGAGGAATTGGAGGAGCTGGAGATGGTTGCCTGTCCCGGCTGTGGTTCCTGTTCGGGCGCCTTCACCGCCAATACCATGAACTGCTTAACAGAGGCTTTGGGAATGGGTTTGCCGGGAAATGGGACAATTCCCGCGCCCTCCTCCGCTCGCAGGGCGTTAGCGAAGAAGGCGGGGATGGCAATAATGAATCTCGTGAAATTGGGCATAACTCCCGCCGATATTTTAACCAAAGAGGCATTCCTAAACGCAATCGCGGTTGACATGGCTTTGGGAGGCTCAACGAATACTGTTCTCCATCTTATGGCGATAGCCAAGGAGGCAAGGGTTCCCCTGGAGCTGGACGATTTTGATAGGATATCCCGTCTGGTTCCCCACTTATGCGCAATTGACCCAATAGGTCCCCATCATATTGAGGATTTGAACGAGGCGGGAGGAATCCCAGCTATTCTGAAAGAGCTATCAAAGGTGGATGTAATCAATCAGGATTGTATGACTGTCAGTGGCGAACCATTGAGGAGGATAATAGAGAGGGCGGAGCGGAGGGGAGAAGAGGTCATAAGACCAGTGGAGAATCCCTATCATAAGGAGGGAGGGATAGCGATTCTTCATGGGAATTTAGCTCCGGACGGTGCGGTGGTGAAGTATGCGGCTGTTTCGGAAAGGATGATGAAGAGGGAAGTGAGGGCGAGGGTATTTGATGACGAGGAATCCGCTGTAGAGGCGATTCTCTCCGGGAAGATTGTAGGTGGGGATGTAGTGGTGATAAGGTATGAGGGACCGAAGGGAGGTCCGGGGATGAGGGAGATGTTGATGCCCACCTCTGCTTTGGTGGGAATGGGATTGGATGAGGAGGTTGCCCTTCTCACCGATGGACGATTCTCAGGGGCGACCAGGGGAGCGGCTATTGGTCATATCTCACCCGAGGCCGCGGAGGGAGGACCGATTGCTTTGGTACAGGAGGGAGATAGAATTTTAATTGATATACCTGGAAGGAAGATTGACCTTCTCATATCCGAGGAAGAATTCGCGAGGAGAAGGGAAGCTTGGCGTCCACCCGAGCCGAAGATAAAGGAAGGTTATCTGAGGAGATACGCTGAGAAGGTGAAATCTGCTGGGAAAGGAGCGGTGCTTGAATGA